In Anaerobacillus alkaliphilus, the DNA window ACGGCTTCTTCTACCTACCTACTATTTTTACAGATTGCACAACAGATATGAGGATTGTTCAAGATGAGGCTTTTGGGCCTGTAATTACGGTTGAGAAATTCCGAACAGAAGAGGAAGCGCTGAAGCTTGCGAATGACTCTATTTACGGACTTGCTGGTGGGGTTTGGACGAACGATGTTGTCAAAGCTGAACGTTGTGTAGCCAAGATGCGCATGGGTACAGTTTGGATTAATGACTATAACGTTTACTTCCCTCACGCACCATGGGGTGGATTTAAGCAGTCTGGATTTGGACGTGAATTAGGAAGACTAGGTATCGAAGAATATACAGAAACAAAGCATATATTCCAAAACTTAAACCCTAAACCAATTAATTGGTTCTAGGCCGGACAGAGGGACAGGTACACTGTCTTAATTAATGGGACAAAAAGTCGTTGTATCCAGATGATGTAAGACGAGGGATCTGTCCCCTTGTCTTTCCTTTGTACCTTCTAGAGCATTAAACATCCCCTAGTCTGCACGACTAGGGGATGTCTTCTTTATTTATAAATTGTTACCGTTCTTGTTTGACCATTCCAATCTACTCTAGCTCCAATTTGTTCTGAGATGAAGCGAATTGGGACGAAGGTAACCCCGTTACGAATTATAGGTGCAACGTCAATGGTATGGTGTGCTTGTAAACCATTATATGTAACTGAGATAGCTGGGCTACCATCCCGAAGTGTTAGAACCTTTCCATCCATCTTAATTGTTATTACTCTAGTAGAAGAATTCCAATGCACATTGGCTCCTAGACTCTCACTAATAAACCTCAGTGGTACAAGTGTACGACCATTTGTTGTATACGGAGCCGCTGCTAAATTAACAGGTGAACCGTTCACTTGTGCAGTCGGATTATTAAGCTGCAAAATAATAGTAGGTGTTGTAGATAGCTCTAAGTAACTACTAGCTACAAAACCTGTTCTACCGTCGGTTAATTGAACTGAATACCAACCAAAGTGGTTTTTACTAAAAACATTAGATTCATAAGTAAAGCCATTTAGGATTTTTACTTTTTGATTTTTTTGTAGATTATCGATTTCGTTACTTGTGGTTGTTGGCCCCTGTCTTAATCTAACCTTGCTAGTAACTGTTGCGTAGTCACCTTTTTTAAGTAAATGTTTACTTCGTGTCAACTGACTATTGGTTGTTAAACTTCTTTTTGCAAACTTGATATTGTCACTGCTAGTAGAATCATATATGAAGTAACTACTATCAAAAGGCAAATCTCTTAATGTTAAGAAATTTTTGGTGTTTATTACTTTAAAGACTTTTTCTTGGTAGGCATCACGGTTTCTCTCACCAGTAGCTTGTACTATAGGGCTGTTTATTGGTTTTGTCCCGTTATACGCCATAACAGCGAAATACCAGTGTTCGATAAATTCTCTTTCATGGGCATTAACTTTTGGTAAATCGTTTCTTTTAAACATCGCATCTAGCATTCTAACACCTGTTTCAATGTTATACACAATATCATTTTTTAGCCTTTCTTGGTCATAAATTTGATAGAGTGTTATCTGCATTATGCCAATACCGCCATCAGCTGTAATTATTGGACTACCATCTGTGTTAAAGTGTCTCCAGTCACTGCTTTCTACTTCGGCAATACCCTTCACAACTTCAGGGGGAACATTGAAGTCAAGTGCTGTTTCTGTTAGCAAACAATTAACCATTTGATATGATGGATTTACTCCAGGCTGTTGTTTATACCCACATCTTTCTTCAACGGTACTTTTAGCAAAACCGGTAGTTGGTAGAAGGAATAGTCCAACAATAATAATTGGGATTAGTTTGTTTATTTTCAATAGCTGTTTCATCTTAACCTCCATTAAGCAATAAGTTTTTCACTAAGAATTTATTACTCTCTTTTATAGAAAAATAAGATTGTGTAAAGAGTGTAGTTAATACTTGGTACTCTATTAATTAGTATACTCTTTTCAAATAGAAGTTGATAGATTTAAACAAAATTTGGAAAGTATTGATTACTTGGAAGGTGGAAAATTGGTCACTCACTTGACTTTGCTTGGCCTCATTTTTTATGGCTAGTCTTATAGATTTCGATAATCACACTATTTGCGGTGTAAGACAAGGGACAGTCCCCTTGTCTTTTAAAGTCCTTTAATCTATTGGTGCAGAAGTATATTTTCTAAGGACGACATATAAGATGTTCAAGAGATAAAATAAGTATGATTGGGATTTTTTTATCTTTGCCATTATTCTTTACAGAATTCCTCAAGTAGAGATGAGGTAATATATACAAGAGGTTTATGTGGATGGACAGTATATTTCCGATGCAGGGTTCTAGTATGAGACGAGGAACCTGTCCCTCTGTCTCTTTATGAAAAGGTTTACATGGGAAAGGATGATTTTATGGATTTCGTAATTTGCCAAGATATGTTAAAAAATGCATCTACTAATGGTCAGTTATTTTATCAGGAGAAAGAGGCATTCAGTGGTGTAAATAAAATTGCTGGTAAGGTGATGCATGATCTGGAGTTGGTTTTCGGATACGCACCACAATCAACAAATGATAGAACAAAGCTCGGTAAACACACTATCATTTACGGAACGATCGGTCATAGTTCGATACTTCAGGAACTAGAAGAGAAGACTATGATAGATTTGTCCGAAATTACTGGAAAGAGAGAAGTGTATCTATTTCAAGTAATCAACCAACCCATTGAAGGTGTTGAAAGCGCTCTATTAATTGCGGGGAGTGATAAACGGGGGACGATCTATGGTTTATTTCATCTATCTGAACGTCTGGGTGTTTCCCCACTAGTGGACTGGAGTAGTGTAAAGCCCCAGCGTAAAGAATCATTTTCCTTGAGTGAAAACTTAAAATATATATCTAAAGAACCGTCTGTTCGTTACCGTGGCTTTTTTATCAATGATGAATGGCCAGCCTTTGGTAACTGGACGATGAAAAATTTCGGTGGATTTAATGCAGAAATGTATGATCATGTTTTTGAACTATTGTTGAGATTAAAAGGAAATTACCTCTGGCCTGCGATGTGGTCAGCTCGTTTCAGTGATGAAGGGCCGGGACTGGAAAATGCTGAGTTAGCAGATGAATACGGGGTTGTCATGGGTGCATCTCATCATGAGCCTTGCTTGCGTTATGGAGAGGAATATAAATATCTCCGTGGAGAGAATTCAATTTATGGTGATGCGTGGAATTTTAAAACGAACAGAGAAGGCATTACAAAGTTTTGGGAAGACGGTCTAAAGCGTAGCGGGAAATTTGAAAATGTCATTACTGTAGGAATGCGCGGTGAACAAGATACATCCATCATGGGGAAAAATGCTACATTAGCTGACAATATTGAATTGCTAAGAGATGTAATACAAACGCAAAATCGTTTAATACAAGAAAATGTAAATCCTAATCTCTCAGAAGTACCAAGGATGCTAGCTTTTTATAAAGAAGTAGAACCTTTCTTTTATGGAGATAAAGATACACCAGGGTTAATGAACTCAGAGGAACTTGAAGATGTGATTTTAATGCTCTGCGATGATAATCATGGAAACCTTCGAACGTTACCAACGAAAGAAATGCGTGACCATAAAGGTGGTTACGGGATGTATTATCATTTTGATTATCATGGTGGACCTATATCTTATGAATGGATTAACAGTTCTTACCTCCCGAAGATATGGGAACAGATGACGATGGCTTACGACTTTGGTATTCGCGATCTGTGGATCGTCAATGTTGGTGATGTTTGTACGCAAGAATTCCCATTATCCTATTTCCTCGATATGGCTTATGACTTTGAAAAATGGGGAACAAATGCTTTAAATAAAACGGATCTATATACTAAACAATGGATTGAAAAGCAGTTTGGTGGTGTGTTCGGTCCAAATAAAATGGAGAAGATACGTGAGCTACTGACGGGTTATACAAAGATTGCTCATAATCGTAGACCTGAGCATATGAATGCAGATGTCTACCATCCTGTGAATTACAAGGAAACGGATCAATTATTAGCTCGAATCGACTACCTTTTGGATCTTGCGGAGGAACTTTATAAGCAGGTCGATCCTGAGCATTTTCCAGCTTACTTTGCACTAGTTTATTATCCGACTGTAGGAAATCTTAATCTACAAAAGATGTGGTTACTCGCTGGAAAAAATCATTACGCTGCAAAACTAGGGAAAATGGAAGCAAATAAACTTTCTGAACAGATTAAAGAATGTCTAAAAAGAGATCGAGAGCTAGTGGAGCAGTATCATACGATTGAGGATGGCAAGTGGTACGGTATGGGACTGTCTGAACATATTGGTTTTGTTCATTGGAATGAAGATGAGTGCCAGTACCCAATCTTAATGAATGTCATGCCTGCAAGCAAGGCAAGACTGGTCGTTACAGTGGATGGTACGGATCAACATAGCGAAGGTAGCCCATGGCATAAAAACAAGTTATATTTAAATGACTTTTTAGAGCCGGATGTTGAAGAAGCTTCTTTTACAATCTCTAGTATTAGTGACCTCCAAGCTGAGTTTAAGATTACGTGCGATCATCAGTGGCTAATATGTTCTAAGACTAGCGGTACTTTAGATGGTCTCGAAAAAACAAACGAAAAAATCGATGTGAAAATTAATCGTAGTGCAATGAGTGGAGAAACAGAAGGTAGTATTGTAGTGGAAACGCCGGTAGGTACTGTTACGATCGTTGTAAACGCATCACCAATTGACGTAAGTAACTTCCCAGAAAAGACTTTCGTTGATACAAAAGGATTTATTTCTATTGAAGCAGAACACTTTATTTTAACTCAGGAAGCTAAGAGCGAGCAGGGTGATGTTCATAAATTTGAGGTGCTTCATGTTTATGGGAAAACATTATCAGCGGTGAAGGCATTCCCAACAACAGAATACTTTACTCCTGGAAAAGATGCTCCTTACCTGGAATACCAATTCGTCGTACAAGAAGCTGGAAAACATGAGTTGGAATTATACATGCAACCATCTAACCCTGTATCGAATGATTACAAAATATTATGTGGGATCCGAGTAAATGACGATGAAATTAACATCGTTAATACACTTCCAGAAGGGTATCGAGTTGATGATCACAACTGGGCAATCCGTGTGCTAGATAATATTGACAGACATGTGAGTAAAATAAATTGTCATCAAGGGATAAATACCTTACGTATATACGCAGTTAGCCCGGGATTTGTATTAGAAAAGCTCGTTATCTATCCAGAAGGAAAGAAACCTGCCAATAGCTATCTAGGACCTACAGAAACATATTATGTAGGAAGATAACTTTTTTGGGTGCCTGGCACCTTCCGTGGACATTTACGGAGAAAAGTCTATATTAGGCGGACGTTTTTAAGGTACACCGGTGGCCGTGAAAGGGATTAGAAAGAGGGACATAGTCCCTTTTTCTAATTGTAGCCATAAAGGTTAGGGCAGGAACCTGTTCCCGTGCCCCCTCATTAGAAAAATATGAGGTAAATCGGTTAGTGGAGGTTATTTGATTGGATATGTGTACGTGTGCTTATGCTAAGATAATGAAAAAAAAAGGCTTTTTTCGTAAACATTGTGGCTTTTTTACCCTAAAATAATCGGATAAATACCCTAGATGAAGATATCAGCCAATAAATTATGTAAGAAAAGAGCAATACTTACTAACTTAGTTGTGAATTCTCAGTATTTTGTGTAAAAATCCGGCTTTTGGGATTTTTACGAAAGCAACAAACTTTGCAAAAATAGCCATAAAAAAAGAGGTCTAGCAAACATAACTCGTTTGTTAGACCCCTTTTTCATGTAAACCTATCCAATAGAGGAAACGATGCATATATTCCAAACAGTGATTTCACAATCTATAATATTTATAAGGAAAAAAGATGGCGTGATTTTTCCCTTTCCCTCTGTCTTTGATAAGACAAGGAACCTGTCCCCGTGTCCCCTTACATTTGCTTACCTAGGGCCTTATTAGCTAAATTCACATCGTTTTGGAGAAGCTGAGTTAAGCTATAAGCAGGATAATAGCTTCTTTCGTGCATGTAGGCAAAGATTTTTGCATGCAAGTCAATGGCATTATTCAATTGCTTCTTTAACACTCTTCGTAATTCAGGAGTAGCTGTTTCTGTAATCGCAATACTGTAGTTTCGAACAGATGTCTTAGCTAACCCGAGAAGGTCTCCTGCATAAAATGGAAGATCATCATCGCGATACTCATCAGTTCTCTCAGGGCGAGGGGCTAAGTCAAAAAATTTAAGTAACTCTCGTATATTTGTACTTATACCAGTGATAGCTTCGGCGTAAATAGATTTTAACGTCGGACAAGAAATATCCTTATACGCTTTCTTTAGTTTCATAAGCCCACCTGCTTGAAAAGCTACTAACTCATGAATTTCCAATGTTTCGTGCCAAGCCAGGTGCCTTGGTGTAGTGCCTTTCTTTGAAAACGTTTGTTCCATTATTCTGCCTCCCTAATGAAAAAATTCTATATACCATATTCGCTCTTCAAAAATTGGTATTTTGTCTCGGTAATTTAAATATGTCAATGTGTAACTTTCTCTTTTTAAAAACGTCTTTAGTAATGTTTTCATAAGTGAAATAATACTTATGTAAAAATAAAGAAAATTTGTAACATAAATGTTATAATTGATAAAAACAATTTGAAATATTAAAAAGATACAGAATAAGAGGAGGCCTTTCAGTGCAAGAAAATCAAACATTTATGGTTAAACACCCACTTATTAATAAAGTTGTCGAGAATGTAGAGAAGGTCGTAGTTGGAAAACGAAAAGAGGTTACCTTAAGTCTTATTGCCATGTTGAGTGGTGGCCATGTTCTTTTAGAGGATGTGCCAGGAGTAGGAAAGACGATGATGGTACGAGCTATTGCTAAATCTATAGGAGCGAACTTCAAACGTATTCAGTTTACTCCCGATTTATTGCCTTCAGACGTGACAGGCGTATCTGTTTATGATCAGAAAACAATGGAATTTAAATTTCGCCCAGGTCCAATTATGGCCAATGTTGTGCTTGCGGATGAGATTAATAGAACTTCACCAAAAACACAGGCTGCTCTTTTAGAGGCTCTTGAAGAAGCCAGTGTGACAACAGATGGGGAGACTCGTCAATTAGAGAAGCCGTTCTTTGTTATGGCTACGCAAAACCCAATTGAGTATGGCGGAACTTACCCATTACCAGAGGCTCAACTAGATCGCTTTTTGTTTAAGTTTAAAATTGGTTATCCTTCTCACCAAGAGGAGATGGAAGTCTTAAATCGAGTAGAGAAACAACACCCGATTGAACAAATTGATGCAGTTCTTTCATTAGAAGACTTATTAGATATGCAAAGGGAAGTAACAGAAGTTTACGTTGATGAGTCTATTAAGTCTTATATTATCTC includes these proteins:
- a CDS encoding spore coat protein, which codes for MEQTFSKKGTTPRHLAWHETLEIHELVAFQAGGLMKLKKAYKDISCPTLKSIYAEAITGISTNIRELLKFFDLAPRPERTDEYRDDDLPFYAGDLLGLAKTSVRNYSIAITETATPELRRVLKKQLNNAIDLHAKIFAYMHERSYYPAYSLTQLLQNDVNLANKALGKQM
- a CDS encoding glycosyl hydrolase 115 family protein, giving the protein MDFVICQDMLKNASTNGQLFYQEKEAFSGVNKIAGKVMHDLELVFGYAPQSTNDRTKLGKHTIIYGTIGHSSILQELEEKTMIDLSEITGKREVYLFQVINQPIEGVESALLIAGSDKRGTIYGLFHLSERLGVSPLVDWSSVKPQRKESFSLSENLKYISKEPSVRYRGFFINDEWPAFGNWTMKNFGGFNAEMYDHVFELLLRLKGNYLWPAMWSARFSDEGPGLENAELADEYGVVMGASHHEPCLRYGEEYKYLRGENSIYGDAWNFKTNREGITKFWEDGLKRSGKFENVITVGMRGEQDTSIMGKNATLADNIELLRDVIQTQNRLIQENVNPNLSEVPRMLAFYKEVEPFFYGDKDTPGLMNSEELEDVILMLCDDNHGNLRTLPTKEMRDHKGGYGMYYHFDYHGGPISYEWINSSYLPKIWEQMTMAYDFGIRDLWIVNVGDVCTQEFPLSYFLDMAYDFEKWGTNALNKTDLYTKQWIEKQFGGVFGPNKMEKIRELLTGYTKIAHNRRPEHMNADVYHPVNYKETDQLLARIDYLLDLAEELYKQVDPEHFPAYFALVYYPTVGNLNLQKMWLLAGKNHYAAKLGKMEANKLSEQIKECLKRDRELVEQYHTIEDGKWYGMGLSEHIGFVHWNEDECQYPILMNVMPASKARLVVTVDGTDQHSEGSPWHKNKLYLNDFLEPDVEEASFTISSISDLQAEFKITCDHQWLICSKTSGTLDGLEKTNEKIDVKINRSAMSGETEGSIVVETPVGTVTIVVNASPIDVSNFPEKTFVDTKGFISIEAEHFILTQEAKSEQGDVHKFEVLHVYGKTLSAVKAFPTTEYFTPGKDAPYLEYQFVVQEAGKHELELYMQPSNPVSNDYKILCGIRVNDDEINIVNTLPEGYRVDDHNWAIRVLDNIDRHVSKINCHQGINTLRIYAVSPGFVLEKLVIYPEGKKPANSYLGPTETYYVGR
- a CDS encoding stalk domain-containing protein translates to MKQLLKINKLIPIIIVGLFLLPTTGFAKSTVEERCGYKQQPGVNPSYQMVNCLLTETALDFNVPPEVVKGIAEVESSDWRHFNTDGSPIITADGGIGIMQITLYQIYDQERLKNDIVYNIETGVRMLDAMFKRNDLPKVNAHEREFIEHWYFAVMAYNGTKPINSPIVQATGERNRDAYQEKVFKVINTKNFLTLRDLPFDSSYFIYDSTSSDNIKFAKRSLTTNSQLTRSKHLLKKGDYATVTSKVRLRQGPTTTSNEIDNLQKNQKVKILNGFTYESNVFSKNHFGWYSVQLTDGRTGFVASSYLELSTTPTIILQLNNPTAQVNGSPVNLAAAPYTTNGRTLVPLRFISESLGANVHWNSSTRVITIKMDGKVLTLRDGSPAISVTYNGLQAHHTIDVAPIIRNGVTFVPIRFISEQIGARVDWNGQTRTVTIYK
- a CDS encoding AAA family ATPase → MVKHPLINKVVENVEKVVVGKRKEVTLSLIAMLSGGHVLLEDVPGVGKTMMVRAIAKSIGANFKRIQFTPDLLPSDVTGVSVYDQKTMEFKFRPGPIMANVVLADEINRTSPKTQAALLEALEEASVTTDGETRQLEKPFFVMATQNPIEYGGTYPLPEAQLDRFLFKFKIGYPSHQEEMEVLNRVEKQHPIEQIDAVLSLEDLLDMQREVTEVYVDESIKSYIISIVNETRDHNSVYLGASPRGSIALMKAAQSLAYVQGREYVIPDDIKFLAPYALGHRIILNSDSKFANVSTKVVVNEIIQRVKIPVRKEAVR